The segment TCGCTTCAAAACCATCTTTGGTGACAAGCTTAGTTCACGCAACTTTGACAACCAAGCAGTGGAATTGTTCATCAAGTGTGCAGCGCTCAACCGCATGATCCAGATCTGTAAACCGGATAGCTATGAAGTAGCGGCTTAGTCTATTCATCCTTCCAGTCCAAGTTCTGTTCCGTTTTGATTCATGCAACAAAGCCATGCTCAATTGATTGATTGGGTGAATGAGAAATCCTTAGCTCAACCTGTAGTT is part of the Trichocoleus sp. genome and harbors:
- a CDS encoding IS5/IS1182 family transposase — encoded protein: RFKTIFGDKLSSRNFDNQAVELFIKCAALNRMIQICKPDSYEVAA